In Stomoxys calcitrans chromosome 2, idStoCalc2.1, whole genome shotgun sequence, the following proteins share a genomic window:
- the LOC106083352 gene encoding sorting nexin-12: MMVESDGTTTTDATRRLNVKKQTLDDAYAVPANFLEIDVVNPQTSMTAGKKRYTDYEVKMRTNLPVFKVKDSSVRRRYSDFEWLRNELERDSKIVVPPLPGKAWKRQMPFRNDEGIFDENFIEERRKGLEAFINKIAGHPLAQNERCLHMFLQENIIDKNYVPGKIRNT, from the exons ATGATGGTTGAATCCGACGGAACAACAACTACCGATGCTACTCGTCGCCTGAACGTGAAGAAACAAACATTGGACGATGCATATGCTGTCCCTGCGAATTTCCTGGAGATCGATGTGGTCAATCCACAGACTTCCATGACGGCGGGTAAAAAACGCTACACCGATTATGAAGTCAAAATGAGG acaaatcttCCTGTTTTCAAAGTAAAAGACTCAAGTGTACGACGACGTTATAGTGATTTCGAATGGTTAAGAAATGAACTGGAACGTGATAGCAAG ATTGTGGTGCCACCATTACCTGGTAAAGCCTGGAAACGGCAAATGCCATTCCGCAACGATGaagggattttcgatgaaaatttcattgaggaaCGACGCAAAGGCTTGGAggcatttataaataaaatcgcCGGTCATCCACTAGCCCAAAACGAACGGTGTCTACATATGTTTCTACAAGAGAATATAATCGATAAAAATTATGTTCCCGGCAAAATACGTAACACCTAA
- the LOC106083353 gene encoding elongation of very long chain fatty acids protein AAEL008004 has product MSTHTLSLNETNTVVDRLVNFFVEHEDLRTKSWFLSNAPGPLFTILGVYLYFCLYAGPRYMRDRKPFELKNTLLVYNAVQVALSWVLFYEGYKGGWGGHYNFKCQPITYGTDAVSMRMARAVWLYYIAKITELLDTVFFVLRKKDRQISFLHLYHHTLMPVCAFIGVKYFAGGHGTLLGFINSFIHIIMYAYYLLSAMGPKVQKYLWWKKYITILQIVQFLIIFVHTLQVQFQPSCPYPKPIAALLTFNAGLFTYMFSSFYVKNYNKEQKRAALKKEQEAAAMLKQD; this is encoded by the exons ATGTCCACGCACACATTGAGCCTGAATGAGACAAACACAGTTGTCGATCGTCTGGTGAACTTTTTTGTCGAACACGAAGATCTGCGAACAAAAAGTTGGTTCCTTTCGAATGCCCCCGGTCCTCTGTTCACAATTTTGGGTGTCTATTTGTATTTCTGCTTATATGCTGGTCCCAGATACATGCGCGATCGCAAACCCTTTGAGCTGAAGAACACCCTGCTGGTCTACAATGCAGTACAAGTGGCCTTGAGTTGGGTGCTGTTCTATGAG GGTTACAAAGGAGGCTGGGGTGGTCACTATAATTTCAAATGCCAACCCATCACCTATGGCACAGATGCCGTCTCAATGAGA ATGGCACGTGCTGTGTGGTTGTACTACATTGCCAAGATCACTGAACTATTGGATACAGTTTTCTTTGTATTGCGTAAAAAGGATCGACAAATCTCTTTCCTCCATCTGTACCATCACACTCTGATGCCAGTGTGTGCTTTCATTGGTGTTAAATACTTTGCCG GTGGCCATGGTACCTTATTGGGATTCATCAATTCCTTTATCCACATCATTATGTATGCATACTACTTGTTGTCGGCTATGGGACCAAAGGTACAAAAATACTTGTGGTGGAAGAAGTACATCACCATCTTGCAAATT GTtcaattcttgatcatctttgTGCACACCTTGCAAGTCCAATTTCAACCAAGCTGCCCCTATCCCAAACCCATTGCTGCTTTGCTGACCTTCAATGCCGGTCTCTTCACCTACATGTTCAGTTCGTTCTATGTGAAAAACTACAACAAGGAACAGAAAAGAGCCGCCCTCAAGAAAGAGCAGGAGGCTGCCGCCATGCTTAAGCAGGACTAA